One part of the Haliotis asinina isolate JCU_RB_2024 chromosome 2, JCU_Hal_asi_v2, whole genome shotgun sequence genome encodes these proteins:
- the LOC137272013 gene encoding uncharacterized protein, whose translation MNNVEMLCSKWRADFLFLGNCTGHMSMIVDVTTDVWQDGFKSYGCLTCPDVSYIPCGPRGSGSGSGSGSGSGSGSGSDSGSGSGSGSGSGSGSGSGSGSGSGSGSVSGSGSGSGSGSVSGSGSGSGSGSGSGSDSGSGSGRGSGSGSGSWSGSGSGSGSGSGSGNGSVMPQAAWNGLRSLKLKEY comes from the exons ATGAACAACGTTGAAATGCTCTGTAGCAAGTGGAGAGCTGACTTCCTTTTCCTGGGGAACTGTACAGGCCATATGTCGATGATCGTGGATGTTACCACTGATGTGTGGCAAGATGGCTTCAAAAGTTATGGATGTCTCACATGTCCTGACGTCAGCTATATCCCATGTGGCCCCCG tgggagtgggagtgggagtgggagtgggagtgggagtgggagtggtagtggtagtgacAGTGggagtggtagtggtagtggtagtggcagtggcagtggcagtggcagtggcagtgggaGCGGGAGTGGGAGTGGGAGCGttagtggcagtggcagtgggaGTGGTAGTGGGAGCGTTAGTGGTAGTGgaagtggtagtggtagtgggagtggtagtggtagtgacagtgggagtgggagtgggagaggcagtggcagtggcagtggtagTTGGAGTGGGAGTGGGAGTGGGAGTGGGAGTGGGAGTGGGAGTGGGAATGGGAGC GTGATGCCACAAGCTGCATGGAACGGCCTtcgttcactcaaactcaaggaatattga